Below is a window of Brachyspira pilosicoli DNA.
AGTTTCGACAGCACTAATGGTGTTTTATTCTCTGCAGACGCCTTCGGTTCTTTCATTGCTATAGATGGAAAATTGTTTGCTGATGAAGTTAACTTCGACAGAGAATGGCTTGATGAAGCTAGAAGATATTATACTAATATCGTTGGTAAATATGGCCCTCATGTACAGCATCTGCTTAAAAAAGCTGGCGGTATAATAGATAAAATTAAAATGCTTTGTCCTTTACATGGACCAGTTTGGAGAAAAGATTTAGGTTACATTCTTGAAAAATACAATAAATGGAGCACTTATGAGCCTGAAACTAAAGGTGTATTAATCGTTTATGCTTCTATGTATGGCAATACTGAAGCTATGGCTGGTGTTGTTGCTTCTAAATTGGCTGAAAAAGGTGTTACTAACACTGTTATGTATGATGTTTCAAGCACTCATGTTTCTTATTTGATTTCTGAAACTTTCAAATATAGCCATGTTATTCTTGCTTCTGTTACTTACAACTTGAATATTTATCCTCCTATGCATAATTATTTAGATGATATGAGAGCTCTTAATGTTCAAAAACGTAAGTTCGCTATCATAGAAAATGGTTCTTGGGCTCCTAAATCTGGTGCTTTGATGCAAGAGTTCATTGAAAACAACTTAAAACAATGTGAAATCATCGACCCTCAAGTATCTGTTTCTTCTTCTATGAAAGATGCTAATATTGGTGAGATTGATTCTTTAGTTGATGCTATAGTTGAATCTATGAAATAATATTAAAAACAACAATTAAAAGCATATAAAGTCGGCCGTAATTTTACGGTCGACTTTTTTATTATTTTTATATATAATTAAAAATATTTGAATAAAAGAGATAATAATATGACATTAAAAAACACTTTAAATGAAGCTATTAAATTATTAGAACTAAATAGAGAAATAATGCTAATAAACATAATAAAATCTAGCGGTTCATCTCCAAGAACTTCTGATGCTATGATGATTGCATATTTTGATGAAAACAATAATAAAAAAACTCTCTCCACTATAGGAGGAGGAGTATTAGAGTTTAAAGTTTTAAATGATGCTTTTACTCTGCTGCAAAAAAAAGAAAATGAGAAAAAAAATTATTCTCTCACCAACGAAGAATCAGGCGGAGTTGGTATGCTTTGCGGAGGTAATGTAGAAATTGATTTTAAATATATAAATAAAAACAACAAAGAAATTATAGAAAGATTAATAGAAGAAGAAAATAAAAAAAACAGCAATGTATATATATTTGGAGCTGGGCACGTTTCATTAGATTTAGTTGATATACTTAATAAGTTATCATTTAATTGTATTGTAATTGATGATAGAGAAGAGTTTGCAAACAAAGAGAGATTTTATAATGCATACAAAATAATAGTAGATGATTATGAGAATGTATTTAATAAAATAAATATCACAGAAAAAGATTATATAATTATAGTAACTAGAGGACATAGTTATGATTATATAGTAGAAAAAAATTCTCTAAAAACAAAAGCCTACTATATTGGAATGATAGGAAGCAGCAAAAAAATAGCTACACTTCATAATAAATTAAAAGAAGAAGAAAAATATACAGATGAAATGATAAAAAGAGTTCATGCTCCAATAGGCATGCAAATAGGAGCAGAATCTACAGAAGAGATAGCTGTAAGTATAGCAGCAGAGTTAATATTAAAAAGAGCAATATTTGAAAATAGAAGGAAAATAAAAAAATAATATGCCTGAAATAATATTAGTATGCGGTGCTGGCGGAAAGACTACATATATAGAAAACTTATCAAAAGCTTACAAAGACAAAAAAGTAATTATAACAACCACAACAAAAATCTATAAACCAAATGAATATACAAATAATATTAATTCTCACTCATTTGACAATAAAAATATAATAGTGCTTGGGAAAGAGTATGATGAAAAAAAGCTAATGTATGCTGGAGATGAAGAATTAAATAATGCTATTAAATATGCTGACATAATATTAATAGAAGCGGATGGAGCAAAGCATTACCCTATAAAAACACCTAATGAAAACGAGCCTGTTATACCTGATATATTATTAGGCAAAATTTCTAAAATAGTTATAATAATGGGACTTCATGCTTTAAATAGAAAATTTAGTGAAGTTTGTTTTAGATATAATTTATGCAAGGAAATAGACAAAGATAAAATTGTAGATATTGAAACTATTAAATTTATTGCAAACAAATATTATATTAATAAGCTTAAAAATAAATGCAGTAATATTCAATTATACTTAAATGATTTCACACAAGATAAAAATATTAATTATAAAAAAACTGCATTTATAATTCTCGCTTCCGGAAGCAGCAAACGTTTTAACGGCAACAAATTACTTCATAAATTTAACTCTCTTAATAATAAAACATTGTTTGAAAACACAATTAATAAAATATCTGATGTAATAAAATTATTAAAAAAAGATGAGAAGTTAAAAAACTTAGAAACATCTATAATTGTTATAAGCATATATGATGAAATAATAAATAAAGAGTTTGAAAATAAATATTATTCTGTTATATATAATACCAATCATAATGCTGGAATAAGCTCATCAATAAAACTTGGGCTAAAAGAAGCAATAAAAAATAATTGTGATAATTTTTCTTTTTTTGTATGCGATATGCCTTTTTTAGGAAGTGATGATATATTTAATATGATAAAGTATTTTTATTTTAGTCAAAAAAATATAGGGGCTATGTTTACAGAAAATAGAGTTTCTAATCCTGCCATTTTTTCTTCTAAATATATTGATGATATTCTAAAATTAGAAAATGATGAAGGGGCATCAAAAATTATAAAGAAAAATATTGATGACACTTTTTTATATACAATAGATGAAATGAAGTTAATAGATATAGATAAAAGAGAAGATTTAAAATAAAAGACAATGGGCTTTAAAATCCCATTGTCTAAAATTATACAATTATTTTTTTTCTTCTTTAGGAAGAATAACATTTAATATAATAGCAGTACAAGTAGCTATAACAACAGGGCTGCTTCCAAATACAGTTTTAGCCCAAGCAGGGAAAGTATCCAAAGCTCCTCCAACTTGAACAGTACCCATACCTAAAGCAACAGCAAGACCTACTATTAAAGTATTTCTAGGACCCATATTTTCAGTAAATACTAATTTAATACCAGTCATAGCAATAGAAGCAAATACCATTATAGTAGCACCGCCTAACACACAAGAAGGTATAGTAGTAAGTAAAGCTGAGAATTTAGGGAATAAACCAGCAACTAATATTATAATAGCAGCAATTAAAAATACTATTCTATTAACAACTTTAGTAGTAGCAACTATACCAACGTTTTGGCTATAAGTAGCAGTAGGCAAACAACCAAATACAGATGATAATATATTAGTAATACCATAAGCAGTGATACCGCATTTTAATTCTTTATCAGTAGGCATTCTTCCCATACCGCCTGAAGTAGTAGCAGAAAAGTCTCCAATAGCTTGAACAGAGTTTACAGCAAATAAAAGTGCTATAGCAATACAAGCAGAAGGATCAAACACTATACCAAAAGGCAGTAATTTGGGAGCTTGGAAAATGCCAGCATTAATAACACTTGTAAAATTAATCATACCAAAGAAAAATGCCGCTATATAGCCTACTATTAAACCCATAAGTATAGAAGCTAATTTTAAGAAACCTTTAGTAAATTGATTAAAGAAAATAACGGCAATAAGAGTAATGAAAGCAACAGTCCAATACTGCCAAGAACCAAAAGGAACAACTTCACCATTTATGCTATATAAAGTACTTCCTCCAGCCATATATCTAACAGCAGTAGGATATAATGAAAGACCAACTGTAAAAACAACAGTACCAGCAATCAAAGGCGGAAATAATTTTCTAATTTTTTCTACAGCCAAACCAAATATAAAAGCAACTATACCTCCTACCACTTGAGCACCCAAAATAATAGCAATACCTTGTATACCAAGCCCTGTACCTTCAGGACCTTTTGCAATAGACTGCATAGTAGATACATAAGCAAAACTAACTCCTATAATCATAGGAAGTCTTGCACCTATATGATAGTTTTTAGTAATAGGTATAGGAAACAACATAATAATAGTAGAAATTGCAGCAAATACCAATGAAGATTGAACTAATAATATTTGCTCAGGACTACCGCTTTTAAGACCAGCTGCAGATGATACTATAAGTGCAGGAGTTACACATCCGACAATCATAGCAACTACGTGCTGAATAGCCAGCGGGAAAGCTTGAGTCATTTTTGGAACAGCTTCATATTGAAACAAAGCATCTTGAGTTTTTTCATTCATACTCATATTTCTCTCCATTTTTCATAATTATTTTATTTATTAAATTAATAAACTATTTTTTACAGATATCTTCCACAAAATATTTTATTAAATTTAAAGCACATTTTTTTCTATACAAAGCTGTTGACCTCGCACTATCCCTAGGCTTCATAATAGCAGAATATGCTTCTTGTATAGATTTAATATTATTTTTCCACTCATTAATATTTGAAACAGCAAATTTTTCTTCTATACTTTCATCTCTTGTAACTGTAACACCTAATGTACAGAAACTTATTTTAAACCTATACTTATCATTTTCTTTACAAACTAAAGCACATATAGCAAGTTTAGATAAAGCATTAGCTTTTCTTGTACCTATTTTCCTATAAAAAGAATATTCATAATTTTTCTTAGGTATTATAATATGAGTTAATATTTCATCATCTTTTATTATAGTTTTACTTACACCAGTAATAAAATCTTTTATTTTTATTTCTCTTTGTGAATCTTTTCCTTTTAATCTTAAAACAGCATCCATAGCATATAAAGAAGGCAAGCTATCAGCAGAAGGAGAAGCATTACAAATATTTCCGCCTATTGTAGCGATATTTCTAATAGGAGGCCCTGCTATACCAGAAGCGCTTTTCTTTAATACTTGAGGGATTAGAGGAGATTTTATTATCTCATCAAATGTAGTTAATGCGCCTATTATAATATTATTTCCATCTTCTTTTATTCCTTTTAACTCGTCTATGGAATTTATAAAAAGCACAGGTCTTTCAAATTTAGCTATTAAATTACTTCCTCTTAAATATTCAACCATCAAATCGGTACCGCCAGCAAAAATAATTGCATTGTGTTTTGATTTTAATTCCAAAGCATCGTTTATATTTTTAGCTATCAAAGTTTCTACCATAATTTTTTACCCTCCTTTGAAGCTATATCAGAAGCTCTTAATACAGCATTAACTATATGATCATATCCAGTACATCTGCATAGATTTCCAGATAATCCCTTTCTAACTTCTTCTTCTGTAGGTTTTCCATTAGTATCTCTTAGTATAACCTCAGATGACATTACCATACCTGGTATACAAAAACCGCATTGAACAGCACCTTCATCTAAAAAAGATTGAACTACAACCTTTCCTCTTTCAGTTTCTGTATATCCTTCTATAGTCATAACTTCTTTTCCTTCGCATAAAGCTATAGGGACTAAACATGAATTAACAACTTTTCCATCTAAAAATACTGCACAAGCACCGCATTCGCCCTCTCCGCAGCCTTCTTTAGTTCCTGTAAGTTTTAATTCATCTCTAATAAAATCTATTAATCTAGTTAAAGGATTCAATTCTGTAGTAATTTTTTTCCCATTAACAGTAAAATTTATAGCCATTATAATACCTCCGCAATATTCTCAGGTAAAATAGGTATGCTTGTGAAATGGTGTTTTAAAGCACTTTCCATAGCAGAAGCATAAGCACTAGCAGCCCCATCAAAAGTTATCTCCCCTATTCCCTTAGCACCTAATGGACCATACTGATATGGCTCACCCATTATACAAGTTTTTATTTCAGGCAAATCTAAAGAAGTAGGAATCATATAATCAGACATTTTTACTTGAAGGAATTTTCCATCTTTATTTACCAATTTTTCTAAAGCTCCCCAACCAAGTGCCTGAGCAACTCCGCCTTTTATTTGACCTTCTACTATCTTTTCATCTATAGGATATCCGCAGTCAAATACAGCCCATACACCTACAATTTTTACTTCTAATGTAACTTTGTCTACTTCTACTTCAACAACATTGATTCCAAGTCCATAACTTGGATAAGCATCTCCTCTTAAAGTAGTAGTATCCCAATCTATTAAATGTGTTGGATGCTTATAATCTTCTATTATTTCTATTTCATCAGCTTCATTCCATCTTTCTTTTAACTTCTTAGAAGCTTCTTGTATTAAATATCCTACTATCATAGCAGAGCGTGAAGCTACAGTAGGACCTGTATTAGGAACAATGTTCGTATCGTATTCAGCTATTTCAACATCTTCTAATGGAATATTTAAATTGTATGAAGCTATTTTTCTAAATGTTGTATGAAGTCCCTGACCTATTTCTGTGTTTGAAGTTAATATAGTTACTTTTTTACCTTTTTTTCTTAATTTTAATTTAGCCTTTATTATATCTCTTTCACCGCTTCCAGTAAAAGCGCATCCATGCAAGAAACAAGATATACCTATTCCTTTATACATGGTGTTCTTATATTCTTTTGCTTTTCTTTCGTAGTCAGATTCTTTTAAAGCCCAATCAAGCATTTTAGGAAGTATTATATTATCATGGAATATACCGCCTGTTATTGTAGGGTCATCTCGTTTTACGAAATATTTTCTTTTTAGTTCAATAGGATCAACACCTATTTTATTTGCAATATTGTCCATAGTTCTTTCTATAGCAAATATTGCTTGAGGAGCACCAAATCCTCTGAAAGCACAGCTAGGTACATTATTAGTAACATATAATCTTCCTAATACTCTCACATTAGGGAAATTATACACATTGGCAGCAGTGTATGTACATCTTTGCATTATAACTCTTGAACTAGCTTCATAAGCACCAGCATCCATATCTGATACTACATCAAGAGCAATGATATTATTATTTTCATCAAGTGCAACTTTAGTAGTTATTTGGGCAGGCTGTCTTTTTACACTGTAAGCCATATCAAATTGTCTATCTAATATAAGTTTTACAGTTTTTTTTGCTTTATGTGTTGCAACTGCCACTACCGCAGATAATACATCAGGATAATGCTCTTTTCCTCCAAATCCTCCGCCTATAGGTGGGGCTACTATCCTTAATTTGTCATCTTCAACTCCAAGTACAGGTGCAGTTGCTTTACGTACATAATATGGACACTGTGTAGATGAATAAATTGATACCTTGCCATTTTCCCATACACCTACAGCGCCATTAACTTCCATATACAAATGTTCTTGATATGGTGTATAATAAGTTTCTTCTATTATAGTTTTTGCTTTTTTGAATGCTTCATCTACATCACCATATCCAGCTTTGAATGATACGAATATGTTGTCATTATTAACTATAGGTCCGCCTAATAATTTTTTAGAATCTTCAATATTTAAAACTACTGGTAAATCTTCGTATTCTATAGTTATTTTTTCAGCAATATCATAAACTATATTTTTATCAGGTCCTACTACAAGAAGTATCGTCTCTCCAATATATCTTACAGAATCTTCTGCAAATGGAGGCCAATCAGCTACTACCATAGTAGTCATATTTTTACCAGGTACATCTTTGTAATCAACAGTAAAATAACCTTCAGGTAATTCGGGAATATTAATCTTTAATATTTTAGCTCTGGCTTTGGTAGAATAAACTATTGTTGCATATAGAATATCTTTTCCAAAGTCTATATCATTTAAATACTTTGTTTTTCCTGTTAATTTATCAAAAGCATCTACTCTTGGAACTGAGTTTTTTAATTCTTTAATAAAAGTTTCCATTGTATATCCTTACTAATTAAAAACTTACACTCTAATTATGCATTATAATCCTCTGGCTTACTCTCTTTATCAGCAGGGAATATAAGATTTGCTAAAATAGATATAATACAAGTTGCAGAAACTGTATCATGGAATACAAATTTCACATAACTAGGAAGACTAGCAATTGCATCCTGATGGTTTGCTATTCCAAGACCTAAAGCAAAAGTAATACCCATTACTATTATATTACGTTCACTAAAACCAGCTTTAGCTATCATTTTGATTCCATTAATTAAAATCATAGCAAATACTGTTATTATAGATCCGCCTAATACAGAGCTAGGTATAGCAGAAAATATTGCACCTAACTTAGGGAAGAAACCGCATAACATTAAAACAAAAGCGCCTGTTGCTATACAGAATTTATTAACAACTTTAGTCATAGATACTATTCCAGCATTTTGTCCAAAAGCAGTATTTGGAAGACAATTAAAGAATGCAGCAGTTGTAGAACCTAAAGCATCTGCTAATATAGCACCAGAGGTTTCTTTTTCTGTAGCTTCTCTGTCAAAACCGGCTATTGTAATACCAGAAGTATTTC
It encodes the following:
- the yqeC gene encoding selenium cofactor biosynthesis protein YqeC, which produces MPEIILVCGAGGKTTYIENLSKAYKDKKVIITTTTKIYKPNEYTNNINSHSFDNKNIIVLGKEYDEKKLMYAGDEELNNAIKYADIILIEADGAKHYPIKTPNENEPVIPDILLGKISKIVIIMGLHALNRKFSEVCFRYNLCKEIDKDKIVDIETIKFIANKYYINKLKNKCSNIQLYLNDFTQDKNINYKKTAFIILASGSSKRFNGNKLLHKFNSLNNKTLFENTINKISDVIKLLKKDEKLKNLETSIIVISIYDEIINKEFENKYYSVIYNTNHNAGISSSIKLGLKEAIKNNCDNFSFFVCDMPFLGSDDIFNMIKYFYFSQKNIGAMFTENRVSNPAIFSSKYIDDILKLENDEGASKIIKKNIDDTFLYTIDEMKLIDIDKREDLK
- a CDS encoding (2Fe-2S)-binding protein, producing the protein MAINFTVNGKKITTELNPLTRLIDFIRDELKLTGTKEGCGEGECGACAVFLDGKVVNSCLVPIALCEGKEVMTIEGYTETERGKVVVQSFLDEGAVQCGFCIPGMVMSSEVILRDTNGKPTEEEVRKGLSGNLCRCTGYDHIVNAVLRASDIASKEGKKLW
- a CDS encoding FprA family A-type flavoprotein, with the translated sequence MHCVRKVTEDLYWVGANEHRLALFENVHPLTRGVSYNSYLLLDEKTVLFDTVDWAVCRQFLDNIEYVLNGKKLDYMIINHMEPDHAASIEEVLIRHPETQVIATEKAFMFMDQFGFTITDDKKIQVKEGDSRKFGKHEIHFIAAQMVHWPEAMVSFDSTNGVLFSADAFGSFIAIDGKLFADEVNFDREWLDEARRYYTNIVGKYGPHVQHLLKKAGGIIDKIKMLCPLHGPVWRKDLGYILEKYNKWSTYEPETKGVLIVYASMYGNTEAMAGVVASKLAEKGVTNTVMYDVSSTHVSYLISETFKYSHVILASVTYNLNIYPPMHNYLDDMRALNVQKRKFAIIENGSWAPKSGALMQEFIENNLKQCEIIDPQVSVSSSMKDANIGEIDSLVDAIVESMK
- a CDS encoding uracil-xanthine permease family protein, with the translated sequence MSMNEKTQDALFQYEAVPKMTQAFPLAIQHVVAMIVGCVTPALIVSSAAGLKSGSPEQILLVQSSLVFAAISTIIMLFPIPITKNYHIGARLPMIIGVSFAYVSTMQSIAKGPEGTGLGIQGIAIILGAQVVGGIVAFIFGLAVEKIRKLFPPLIAGTVVFTVGLSLYPTAVRYMAGGSTLYSINGEVVPFGSWQYWTVAFITLIAVIFFNQFTKGFLKLASILMGLIVGYIAAFFFGMINFTSVINAGIFQAPKLLPFGIVFDPSACIAIALLFAVNSVQAIGDFSATTSGGMGRMPTDKELKCGITAYGITNILSSVFGCLPTATYSQNVGIVATTKVVNRIVFLIAAIIILVAGLFPKFSALLTTIPSCVLGGATIMVFASIAMTGIKLVFTENMGPRNTLIVGLAVALGMGTVQVGGALDTFPAWAKTVFGSSPVVIATCTAIILNVILPKEEKK
- a CDS encoding FAD binding domain-containing protein, producing the protein MVETLIAKNINDALELKSKHNAIIFAGGTDLMVEYLRGSNLIAKFERPVLFINSIDELKGIKEDGNNIIIGALTTFDEIIKSPLIPQVLKKSASGIAGPPIRNIATIGGNICNASPSADSLPSLYAMDAVLRLKGKDSQREIKIKDFITGVSKTIIKDDEILTHIIIPKKNYEYSFYRKIGTRKANALSKLAICALVCKENDKYRFKISFCTLGVTVTRDESIEEKFAVSNINEWKNNIKSIQEAYSAIMKPRDSARSTALYRKKCALNLIKYFVEDICKK
- a CDS encoding xanthine dehydrogenase family protein molybdopterin-binding subunit; this encodes METFIKELKNSVPRVDAFDKLTGKTKYLNDIDFGKDILYATIVYSTKARAKILKINIPELPEGYFTVDYKDVPGKNMTTMVVADWPPFAEDSVRYIGETILLVVGPDKNIVYDIAEKITIEYEDLPVVLNIEDSKKLLGGPIVNNDNIFVSFKAGYGDVDEAFKKAKTIIEETYYTPYQEHLYMEVNGAVGVWENGKVSIYSSTQCPYYVRKATAPVLGVEDDKLRIVAPPIGGGFGGKEHYPDVLSAVVAVATHKAKKTVKLILDRQFDMAYSVKRQPAQITTKVALDENNNIIALDVVSDMDAGAYEASSRVIMQRCTYTAANVYNFPNVRVLGRLYVTNNVPSCAFRGFGAPQAIFAIERTMDNIANKIGVDPIELKRKYFVKRDDPTITGGIFHDNIILPKMLDWALKESDYERKAKEYKNTMYKGIGISCFLHGCAFTGSGERDIIKAKLKLRKKGKKVTILTSNTEIGQGLHTTFRKIASYNLNIPLEDVEIAEYDTNIVPNTGPTVASRSAMIVGYLIQEASKKLKERWNEADEIEIIEDYKHPTHLIDWDTTTLRGDAYPSYGLGINVVEVEVDKVTLEVKIVGVWAVFDCGYPIDEKIVEGQIKGGVAQALGWGALEKLVNKDGKFLQVKMSDYMIPTSLDLPEIKTCIMGEPYQYGPLGAKGIGEITFDGAASAYASAMESALKHHFTSIPILPENIAEVL
- a CDS encoding XdhC/CoxI family protein, with the translated sequence MTLKNTLNEAIKLLELNREIMLINIIKSSGSSPRTSDAMMIAYFDENNNKKTLSTIGGGVLEFKVLNDAFTLLQKKENEKKNYSLTNEESGGVGMLCGGNVEIDFKYINKNNKEIIERLIEEENKKNSNVYIFGAGHVSLDLVDILNKLSFNCIVIDDREEFANKERFYNAYKIIVDDYENVFNKINITEKDYIIIVTRGHSYDYIVEKNSLKTKAYYIGMIGSSKKIATLHNKLKEEEKYTDEMIKRVHAPIGMQIGAESTEEIAVSIAAELILKRAIFENRRKIKK